In a single window of the Amycolatopsis sp. cg5 genome:
- a CDS encoding sodium:calcium exchanger gives MTVTAPAGCTANGTVRYRVVDGRAHGVYPELSADRGSDYAADPEMPLTGTLSWKDSLETKYVDIAVNQDFLPEQNEAFWLELLEPAGLVVAEDRVPNAINDDDAKPPPDAVVVAPDGKICWRYCEVPVYGFGFAAAAAANAGQTMTVHYRTVEQGGSTGSIGYVPVRDAVLTLTAGQPLAKAKVQLLPVDREVKFEIEFFSPQGGKLAMNRTVVTVKPWR, from the coding sequence GTGACGGTCACCGCGCCCGCGGGGTGCACGGCGAACGGCACGGTCCGGTACCGCGTGGTCGACGGCCGGGCGCACGGCGTCTATCCCGAGCTCAGCGCGGACCGGGGCAGTGACTACGCGGCAGACCCGGAGATGCCGCTGACCGGGACGTTGTCCTGGAAGGACTCGCTGGAGACCAAGTACGTCGACATCGCCGTGAACCAGGACTTCCTGCCCGAGCAGAACGAGGCGTTCTGGCTCGAGCTGCTCGAACCCGCGGGGCTGGTCGTCGCCGAGGACCGGGTGCCGAACGCGATCAACGACGACGACGCGAAGCCGCCGCCGGACGCGGTGGTCGTCGCGCCGGACGGCAAGATCTGCTGGCGGTACTGCGAGGTGCCGGTGTACGGGTTCGGTTTCGCCGCGGCGGCGGCCGCGAACGCCGGGCAGACGATGACCGTCCACTACCGCACGGTCGAGCAGGGCGGGTCCACCGGGTCGATCGGCTATGTGCCGGTGCGGGACGCGGTGCTCACGCTGACCGCGGGCCAGCCACTGGCGAAGGCGAAAGTGCAGCTGCTGCCGGTCGACCGCGAGGTCAAGTTCGAGATCGAGTTCTTCTCACCGCAGGGCGGGAAGCTCGCGATGAACCGGACGGTGGTGACCGTCAAGCCGTGGCGCTGA
- a CDS encoding aldo/keto reductase, which yields MSTSTHSLARVGLGLAALGRPAYINVGRADQLPPSRDIEAMRGATHEVLDAAYQAGVRWIDTARSYGLAEEFLADWLTERRPEGVTVSSKWGYAYVGGWRLDAEVHEAKEHSLARFRAQWTESRERLGDVLALYQVHSLTADSPLFDDQALVEAMAALADEGVRVGFSTSGPAQADTIRRAFELTAQGCPVFTSVQSTWNLLEQSAGDALAEAAEAGNSVLVKETLANGRLVVDPPPVIAAFASDRNVTPDAVAVAAVLAQPWASTVLVGPASTAQLASNLRGAGLDLGAGDLALLCGFRESAGGYWANRSSLRWQ from the coding sequence GTGTCCACTTCCACGCACTCGCTGGCCAGGGTCGGGCTTGGGCTGGCCGCGCTCGGCCGCCCCGCCTACATCAACGTCGGCCGGGCGGACCAGCTCCCGCCCAGCCGTGACATCGAGGCCATGCGGGGCGCGACGCACGAGGTGCTCGACGCCGCTTATCAAGCCGGGGTCCGCTGGATCGACACCGCGCGGTCGTACGGGCTGGCTGAGGAGTTCCTCGCCGACTGGCTGACCGAGCGGCGGCCCGAAGGCGTGACGGTGTCGAGCAAATGGGGTTACGCGTACGTCGGCGGCTGGCGGCTCGACGCGGAAGTGCACGAGGCCAAAGAGCATTCGCTCGCCCGTTTCCGTGCACAGTGGACGGAGAGCCGCGAGCGTCTCGGCGATGTACTCGCGCTCTACCAAGTGCATTCGCTGACCGCGGACAGCCCGCTCTTCGACGACCAAGCGTTGGTGGAAGCGATGGCGGCGCTGGCCGATGAGGGCGTGCGTGTCGGTTTCTCCACGTCGGGACCGGCGCAGGCCGACACGATTCGCCGCGCGTTCGAGCTGACGGCGCAAGGGTGTCCCGTCTTCACCTCCGTCCAGTCGACCTGGAACCTGCTCGAACAGTCGGCAGGCGACGCGCTCGCCGAGGCGGCCGAAGCCGGGAATTCCGTGCTGGTCAAGGAAACCCTGGCCAACGGCAGGCTGGTCGTCGACCCGCCGCCCGTCATCGCGGCGTTCGCGAGCGACCGGAACGTCACGCCGGACGCGGTCGCGGTGGCTGCCGTGCTGGCTCAGCCGTGGGCGTCGACCGTGCTCGTCGGACCGGCGAGCACGGCACAGCTCGCGTCGAATCTTCGAGGCGCCGGACTCGACCTCGGCGCCGGCGATTTGGCGCTGCTGTGTGGTTTCCGTGAATCCGCCGGTGGCTACTGGGCGAACCGATCCTCCCTGCGATGGCAGTGA
- a CDS encoding alpha/beta hydrolase, giving the protein MRVKTKVRFAVPAAVLLAAGCATAQSSAPAVTVPLTGSQQASLTAGAVSTVRIPAISSAFRARDAKVYLPPGYGDGSAKPPVLVLLSGVPGDVADWFDEGEVVQALDEYATEHGGRLPVIIAPDDTGVNDEDLLCMDSPLGNVDAYLSQDVPAWVNAHLRVDGNTRTWAVAGVSYGGTCAFELAVRHPKLYPTFLDFSGEDRPMRETREAAIDEVFNGDEAAYDRQDPLKILETKKLPESAGVFAAGDDDEPFTSQMPNAVDAAEKAGMQVKSMVVPGGHDWDTWSTAFRDSLPFLTERMGLEAGHP; this is encoded by the coding sequence ATGCGGGTGAAGACCAAGGTGCGGTTCGCCGTACCGGCCGCCGTGCTTCTGGCAGCCGGATGCGCGACGGCGCAGAGCAGCGCGCCCGCGGTGACGGTGCCGTTGACCGGCTCACAACAGGCCTCGCTGACCGCGGGCGCCGTGTCGACCGTGCGCATACCCGCGATCAGCTCCGCGTTCCGCGCGCGTGACGCGAAGGTCTACCTCCCGCCGGGGTACGGCGACGGGTCGGCGAAGCCTCCGGTGCTGGTGCTGCTTTCCGGTGTGCCGGGCGATGTCGCCGACTGGTTCGACGAGGGCGAAGTGGTCCAGGCGCTCGACGAGTACGCCACCGAGCACGGCGGGCGGCTGCCCGTGATCATCGCGCCGGACGACACCGGCGTGAACGACGAAGACCTGCTCTGCATGGACAGTCCGCTCGGCAACGTCGACGCCTACCTCAGCCAGGACGTGCCCGCGTGGGTCAACGCGCATCTGCGGGTCGACGGCAACACCCGCACCTGGGCGGTCGCCGGTGTGTCCTACGGCGGCACGTGCGCGTTCGAACTCGCCGTGCGGCACCCGAAGCTGTACCCGACGTTCCTCGACTTCTCCGGCGAGGACCGGCCGATGCGCGAGACCAGGGAAGCCGCGATCGACGAGGTCTTCAACGGCGACGAAGCCGCCTACGACCGCCAGGATCCGTTGAAGATCCTGGAAACCAAGAAACTTCCCGAGTCGGCGGGCGTCTTCGCCGCCGGCGATGACGACGAGCCGTTCACCAGCCAGATGCCGAACGCGGTCGACGCCGCGGAGAAGGCGGGCATGCAGGTGAAGTCGATGGTCGTGCCCGGCGGGCACGACTGGGACACCTGGAGCACCGCGTTCCGTGATTCGCTGCCGTTCCTCACCGAGCGGATGGGGCTGGAGGCAGGCCACCCGTGA
- a CDS encoding BTAD domain-containing putative transcriptional regulator, translating to MGSELRVLGPVEALGPAGPCVLHGTRQRAVLGVLALHAGSVVPSSRLVDMLWGEDPPRTAVKTLHSHVARIRQALDACGFGQVLHTRNPGYLLAADPDTVDALLFERRVLAAKKDPSLESTASALRSAMTLWRGDAFADTALAGWGRREIDRLHELRLSAIEDLWDAELRLGNHEDAARELARLQAEYPARERLAAAHMLALYRCGRYTDALEAFGIVRQRLAEELGVDPGPELLALHTAILRRDPDLEPGQPSAGVPAQIPARVGHFTGRDAELAGLDHLLDEPERPIVVVSGAAGMGKTALAVQWAHRIAGRFPGGRLFLDLRGHDPRRAMSAADALAHLLRSLDLPDERIPGDLTERAGLYRSLLHDRRCAIVIDNARDVDQVLPLIPGTDQALLVITSRQALAALGSRHAVHPIALDSFSHAESVALLTRVLGAGRVAREPGPTARLAHLCGGMPLALRIAAARLAGDPRRSIAELAAELAGAGRLDNLAVEGDSRTVRTVLASAYQPLSPDQMTLFRRVGLTPGATFSTSLGAALCAMPVAVARSAAAELSTAHLLTPAGTDRFRFHDLIREFARQCAVTDESPDALAEAGDRLVDWYLSVAAAANRVIDPNRDLVDPAPEHPVTEPPFEADRHAALAFLDAERDNLLPVVRYARERGRLAATWQLTYLLTSFYDTTGHWQERVELCREGAAAATELGDPLAESEMLRALGVSYFMTRRLTDALATNALALRTVQAAGDLDGEGHVYNNTANAYAELRRFDEAIVAHKLAVDRCATAGNHLGRALSQRNLGHTYIQMGRAGESLAPLTDALATFRKLGNARLEAATLDTLGEAYLELGDHAAALAHLGEALAGSRSIGDRWQEWESLLHTGLVHLGLEDFAAALADFEQALLISRDVGDRHGEASALGHLGRAQLGVGALDPAKVNLELALTVRTVVPDPYEEARLHRDLAELADIQDRTAAAATHRARARELFRQVNATAEAEAVSATA from the coding sequence ATGGGAAGCGAGCTGCGCGTACTCGGCCCGGTCGAAGCACTCGGCCCCGCCGGGCCCTGCGTGCTGCACGGCACCCGCCAGCGCGCGGTGCTCGGCGTGCTCGCGCTGCACGCCGGCAGCGTCGTGCCCAGCAGCAGGCTGGTCGACATGCTCTGGGGCGAGGACCCGCCGCGCACGGCCGTCAAGACGCTGCACAGTCACGTCGCGCGGATCCGCCAGGCGCTCGACGCCTGCGGGTTCGGCCAGGTGCTGCACACCCGCAACCCCGGCTACCTGCTCGCGGCCGACCCGGACACGGTCGACGCGCTGCTGTTCGAACGCCGCGTCCTCGCGGCCAAAAAGGACCCGAGCCTCGAAAGCACCGCTTCGGCGCTGCGCTCGGCGATGACGCTCTGGCGCGGCGACGCCTTCGCCGACACCGCGCTCGCCGGCTGGGGCCGCCGCGAGATCGACCGGCTGCACGAACTTCGGCTGTCCGCGATCGAGGATCTCTGGGACGCCGAACTCCGCCTGGGAAACCACGAGGACGCCGCCCGCGAGCTCGCCCGGCTGCAAGCCGAATATCCGGCTCGCGAACGCCTCGCGGCCGCGCACATGCTCGCCCTGTACCGCTGCGGCCGCTACACCGACGCGCTGGAAGCGTTCGGGATCGTCCGGCAGCGGCTCGCCGAAGAGCTGGGCGTCGACCCCGGCCCGGAACTCCTCGCGCTGCACACCGCGATCCTGCGCCGCGATCCCGACCTCGAACCCGGCCAGCCGAGCGCCGGCGTGCCCGCCCAGATCCCGGCCAGGGTCGGCCATTTCACCGGCCGCGACGCCGAACTGGCCGGTCTGGACCACCTGCTCGACGAACCCGAGCGCCCGATCGTCGTCGTCTCCGGCGCGGCGGGCATGGGCAAGACCGCGCTCGCCGTCCAATGGGCACACCGGATTGCCGGCCGGTTTCCCGGCGGCAGGCTGTTCCTCGACTTGCGAGGCCACGATCCGCGCCGCGCGATGTCGGCGGCGGACGCGCTCGCGCATCTGCTGCGCAGCCTCGACCTGCCCGACGAGCGCATCCCCGGCGACCTCACCGAGCGCGCCGGGCTCTACCGCTCGCTGCTGCACGACCGCCGCTGCGCCATCGTGATCGACAACGCTCGCGACGTCGACCAGGTGCTGCCGCTGATCCCCGGCACCGACCAGGCGCTGCTGGTGATCACCAGCAGGCAGGCGCTCGCCGCGCTCGGCAGCAGGCACGCGGTGCACCCGATCGCGCTGGATTCGTTCTCCCACGCCGAATCCGTGGCACTGCTGACCAGGGTGCTCGGCGCCGGACGGGTCGCGCGCGAGCCGGGGCCGACGGCGCGGCTCGCGCATCTGTGCGGCGGCATGCCGCTGGCGCTGCGCATCGCCGCGGCCAGGCTCGCGGGTGATCCACGCCGCTCGATCGCCGAACTCGCCGCCGAGCTGGCAGGCGCGGGCAGACTCGACAACCTCGCGGTGGAAGGCGACTCGCGCACGGTGCGGACCGTGCTCGCCAGCGCGTACCAGCCGCTGAGCCCTGACCAGATGACGTTGTTCCGCCGGGTCGGGCTCACCCCTGGCGCGACGTTCAGCACCTCGCTCGGCGCGGCGCTCTGCGCGATGCCGGTCGCCGTCGCGCGCTCGGCGGCCGCCGAGCTCAGCACCGCGCACCTGCTGACCCCGGCGGGCACCGACCGGTTCCGCTTCCACGACCTGATCCGCGAATTCGCCCGCCAGTGCGCCGTCACCGACGAGTCACCGGACGCGCTCGCGGAAGCGGGCGACCGGCTCGTCGACTGGTATCTCTCCGTCGCCGCCGCGGCCAACCGGGTCATCGACCCCAACCGCGACCTCGTCGACCCCGCGCCCGAGCATCCGGTGACCGAGCCGCCGTTCGAGGCGGACCGGCACGCCGCGCTGGCGTTCCTCGACGCCGAGCGCGACAACCTCCTGCCCGTGGTCCGCTACGCGCGCGAGCGCGGGCGGCTCGCCGCGACCTGGCAGCTCACCTACCTGCTGACCAGCTTCTACGACACCACCGGCCATTGGCAGGAGCGCGTCGAGCTGTGCCGTGAGGGCGCCGCCGCGGCCACCGAACTCGGCGACCCGCTCGCCGAAAGCGAGATGCTGCGCGCGCTCGGCGTGTCCTACTTCATGACCAGGCGGCTCACCGATGCCTTGGCCACCAACGCTTTGGCGCTGCGCACCGTCCAGGCGGCCGGTGACCTCGACGGCGAGGGCCACGTCTACAACAACACCGCCAACGCCTACGCCGAGCTGCGCCGGTTCGACGAGGCGATCGTCGCGCACAAGCTCGCCGTCGACCGCTGCGCCACCGCCGGGAACCACCTCGGCCGCGCGCTGTCCCAGCGCAACCTCGGCCACACCTACATCCAGATGGGCCGCGCCGGCGAAAGCCTGGCCCCGCTCACCGACGCGCTGGCCACGTTTCGCAAGCTGGGCAACGCCAGGCTCGAAGCGGCCACTTTGGACACACTCGGCGAGGCCTACCTCGAACTCGGCGACCACGCGGCAGCGCTCGCCCATCTCGGCGAGGCGCTGGCAGGCAGCCGCTCGATCGGCGACCGCTGGCAGGAATGGGAATCACTGCTCCACACCGGACTCGTCCACTTAGGACTTGAGGACTTCGCTGCCGCGCTCGCCGACTTCGAGCAGGCGCTGCTGATCAGCCGTGACGTCGGCGACCGGCACGGCGAGGCCTCCGCGCTCGGTCACCTCGGCAGGGCCCAGCTGGGCGTGGGCGCGCTGGACCCGGCGAAGGTGAACCTCGAACTCGCGCTGACCGTGCGCACGGTCGTGCCGGACCCCTACGAAGAGGCCCGGCTGCACCGCGATCTGGCCGAGCTGGCGGACATTCAGGACAGAACGGCCGCCGCGGCCACCCACCGGGCGAGGGCCCGCGAACTGTTCCGGCAGGTGAACGCGACGGCCGAAGCCGAAGCCGTCAGCGCCACGGCTTGA
- the dop gene encoding depupylase/deamidase Dop — protein MRRIMGTEVEYGISVPGDATANPVLTSTQVVLAYAAAADIPRARRARWDYEVESPLRDARGFDLAGPGGPGHDPDVEDLGAANVILTNGARLYVDHAHPEYSAPEVTNARDAVIWDKAGERVMELAAMKAATVPGQPQLQLYKNNVDGKGASYGTHENYLMARSTPFTAVIAGLTPFFVSRQVVTGSGRVGVGPQSEEAGFQLSQRSDYIEVEVGLETTLKRGIINTRDEPHADADKYRRLHVIIGDANLSEYSTYLKVGTTALVLDMIESGIRFDELKLDEPVRAVHQISHDPTLKVKVALANGRKYTGLDLQFAYHEIASANLERTGADEASKEVLRVWGEILDALARDPQECADRLDWPAKLRLLEGYRARDQLAWGAPRLRLVDLQYSDVRLAKGLYNRLVTRGSMKRLVTEEEVQAAITTPPSDTRAYFRGRALEKYATSIAAASWDSVIFDVGRESLVRIPTLEPLRGTKAHVGKLLDDAATAEELVEALTGSD, from the coding sequence ATGCGGCGGATCATGGGAACCGAAGTCGAGTACGGCATCTCCGTGCCGGGCGACGCGACGGCGAACCCGGTGTTGACCTCGACCCAAGTCGTGCTGGCCTACGCGGCCGCGGCGGACATACCGCGGGCGAGGCGCGCACGGTGGGACTACGAGGTGGAGTCGCCCCTGCGCGACGCGCGTGGCTTCGACCTGGCGGGCCCCGGCGGGCCGGGGCACGACCCCGACGTCGAGGACCTGGGCGCGGCGAACGTCATCCTCACCAACGGCGCGCGACTCTACGTCGACCACGCGCACCCCGAGTACTCGGCGCCCGAGGTCACCAACGCGCGTGACGCGGTGATCTGGGACAAGGCGGGCGAGCGGGTGATGGAGCTGGCCGCGATGAAGGCGGCCACCGTGCCGGGCCAGCCCCAGCTGCAGCTGTACAAGAACAACGTCGACGGCAAGGGCGCGAGCTACGGCACGCACGAGAACTACCTGATGGCGCGCTCGACACCGTTCACGGCCGTGATCGCCGGGCTGACGCCGTTCTTCGTGTCGCGCCAGGTCGTCACCGGCTCCGGCCGCGTCGGCGTCGGGCCGCAGAGCGAGGAAGCGGGCTTCCAGCTCTCGCAGCGTTCGGACTACATCGAGGTCGAGGTCGGCCTGGAGACGACGCTCAAGCGCGGGATCATCAATACCCGCGACGAGCCGCACGCGGACGCGGACAAGTACCGCAGGCTGCACGTCATCATCGGCGACGCGAACCTGTCCGAGTATTCGACGTACCTCAAGGTCGGCACGACCGCGCTGGTGCTGGACATGATCGAGTCCGGCATCCGGTTCGACGAGCTGAAGCTGGACGAGCCGGTGCGCGCGGTGCACCAGATCAGCCACGACCCGACGCTCAAGGTGAAGGTCGCGCTGGCCAACGGGCGCAAGTACACCGGGCTGGACCTGCAGTTCGCCTATCACGAGATCGCTTCGGCGAACCTGGAGCGGACCGGCGCCGACGAGGCGTCCAAGGAGGTGCTGCGCGTGTGGGGCGAGATCCTCGACGCGCTCGCCCGTGACCCGCAGGAGTGCGCGGACCGGCTCGACTGGCCCGCGAAGCTGCGGCTGCTGGAGGGCTACCGGGCCCGTGACCAGCTCGCCTGGGGCGCGCCGCGGCTGCGCCTGGTCGACCTGCAGTACTCCGACGTGCGCCTCGCCAAGGGCCTCTACAACCGCCTGGTCACGCGTGGGTCGATGAAGCGGCTGGTCACCGAAGAAGAGGTGCAGGCGGCGATCACCACCCCGCCGTCGGACACCCGCGCCTACTTCCGCGGCCGCGCGCTGGAGAAGTACGCGACCTCGATCGCGGCCGCGTCCTGGGATTCGGTCATCTTCGATGTCGGGCGTGAGTCGCTGGTGCGGATCCCGACCTTGGAGCCGCTGCGGGGCACGAAAGCGCACGTCGGGAAGCTGCTGGACGACGCCGCGACCGCTGAAGAGCTCGTCGAGGCTTTGACGGGGTCTGACTGA
- the prcA gene encoding proteasome subunit alpha: MTMPLYASPEQLMRERSELARKGIAKGRSVVALKYRGGILFVAENTSATLHKVSEIYDHIGFAAVGRYSEFENLRVAGIRHADLKGYQYDRRDVSARALANAYAATLGSIFTEQLKPFEVEICVAEVGTSSAEDQLYRLTYDGSIFDEPQFVVMGGQADAISTKLKESYEAELELGPAVAIAVAALRSTTTNGKTEADPIKLEVAVLDRDRPRRSFRRLTGAALEALLPAVPEAPKDEEAKDAKDDDKPKD; the protein is encoded by the coding sequence GTGACGATGCCGCTGTACGCCTCTCCCGAGCAGTTGATGCGGGAGCGGTCCGAGCTCGCTCGCAAGGGAATCGCGAAGGGCCGCAGTGTTGTCGCGCTGAAATACCGCGGCGGGATCCTGTTCGTCGCCGAGAACACCTCGGCGACGCTGCACAAGGTGTCCGAGATCTACGACCACATCGGATTCGCGGCCGTCGGCCGGTACAGCGAGTTCGAGAACCTCCGCGTGGCCGGCATCCGGCACGCGGACCTCAAGGGCTACCAGTACGACCGGCGTGACGTCAGCGCGCGTGCGCTGGCGAACGCGTACGCCGCGACGCTGGGCAGCATCTTCACCGAGCAGCTGAAGCCGTTCGAGGTGGAGATCTGCGTGGCCGAGGTCGGCACCTCGTCCGCGGAGGACCAGCTCTACCGGCTGACCTACGACGGCTCGATCTTCGACGAGCCGCAGTTCGTGGTGATGGGCGGTCAGGCCGACGCGATCTCCACGAAGCTCAAGGAGTCGTACGAGGCCGAGCTGGAGCTGGGCCCGGCGGTCGCCATCGCGGTGGCGGCGCTGCGCTCGACCACCACCAACGGCAAGACCGAGGCGGACCCGATCAAGCTGGAGGTCGCGGTGCTCGACCGTGACCGCCCGCGCCGGTCGTTCCGCAGGCTCACCGGCGCGGCGCTCGAAGCGCTGCTCCCGGCCGTGCCCGAGGCTCCGAAGGACGAGGAAGCCAAGGACGCCAAGGACGACGACAAGCCCAAGGACTGA
- a CDS encoding NUDIX hydrolase: MSASDELVALYDPAGAVVGSAPRRVMRAEGLWHASGVVLVRSGDGTAVYVHLRAPDKDVYPGTWDCWAGGVVAAGETPAECATRELAEELGISGVSPVPLFVDVYQDGTIRCHNFAFEVRWDGPVVHQPEEIVDGRWMPLDELRAWVDDPDSPFIPDGRQGIREWFRRFG; the protein is encoded by the coding sequence GTGTCTGCCAGTGACGAACTCGTTGCCCTCTATGACCCCGCTGGAGCAGTGGTCGGAAGCGCACCCAGGAGGGTGATGCGCGCCGAAGGTCTGTGGCACGCCTCGGGCGTGGTGCTGGTCCGTTCGGGCGACGGAACCGCCGTCTACGTGCATTTGCGCGCCCCTGACAAGGATGTCTATCCCGGTACGTGGGACTGCTGGGCGGGCGGTGTCGTCGCGGCCGGTGAGACGCCCGCCGAGTGCGCGACCCGTGAACTCGCCGAAGAACTCGGCATCTCAGGAGTAAGCCCGGTCCCGCTCTTCGTCGACGTTTACCAAGACGGCACGATCCGCTGTCACAACTTCGCCTTCGAAGTGCGCTGGGACGGGCCGGTTGTTCATCAGCCCGAGGAGATCGTCGACGGCCGCTGGATGCCGCTGGACGAGCTGCGGGCCTGGGTCGACGATCCGGACAGCCCGTTCATCCCGGACGGCCGCCAGGGCATCCGGGAGTGGTTCCGCCGCTTCGGCTAG
- the prcB gene encoding proteasome subunit beta gives MGNTAGNQGSALPASYFSSATSSFSDFLRAQAPELLPSAKLAPGMQAPEAPHGTTIVAVTFAGGVLIAGDRRATSGNLIATRDMDKVYVTDEYSAVGIAGTAGLALEMVRLYAVELAHYEKIEGVSLSLDGKTNKLATMVKGNLEIAMAGLAVLPLFAGYDTEAEDPKRAGRIVSYDVTGGRYEEHAGYHAIGSGSLFAKSSLKKLFDPDADVEAATRVAVEALYDAADDDSATGGPDLVRRIYPTVVTITAEHGAVALPKEQAAAVAEAVVNGRAEAARGR, from the coding sequence ATGGGAAACACCGCTGGTAACCAGGGTTCCGCGCTGCCCGCTTCCTACTTTTCGTCGGCGACCTCGTCGTTCTCCGACTTCTTGCGCGCGCAGGCGCCCGAGCTGCTGCCCAGCGCCAAGCTGGCGCCGGGCATGCAGGCGCCGGAAGCCCCGCACGGCACCACGATCGTCGCGGTCACCTTCGCCGGTGGCGTGCTGATCGCCGGTGACCGCAGGGCGACCTCGGGCAACCTGATCGCCACGCGCGACATGGACAAGGTGTACGTCACCGACGAGTACTCCGCGGTCGGTATCGCGGGCACCGCCGGGCTCGCGCTGGAGATGGTGCGGCTGTACGCGGTCGAGCTGGCGCACTACGAGAAGATCGAGGGCGTCTCGCTCTCGCTCGACGGCAAGACGAACAAGCTCGCCACGATGGTCAAGGGCAATCTCGAGATCGCGATGGCCGGGCTCGCGGTGCTGCCGCTGTTCGCCGGGTACGACACCGAGGCCGAGGACCCCAAGCGGGCTGGCCGGATCGTGTCGTACGACGTGACCGGTGGCCGGTACGAGGAGCACGCCGGGTACCACGCGATCGGTTCGGGTTCGCTGTTCGCGAAGTCGTCGCTGAAGAAGCTGTTCGACCCCGACGCGGACGTCGAAGCCGCCACCAGGGTGGCGGTCGAGGCGTTGTACGACGCGGCCGACGACGACTCGGCGACCGGCGGGCCGGACCTGGTGCGGCGCATCTACCCGACGGTGGTCACCATCACCGCCGAGCACGGTGCGGTCGCGCTGCCGAAGGAGCAGGCCGCCGCGGTGGCCGAGGCCGTGGTGAACGGCCGCGCCGAAGCCGCACGCGGACGCTGA
- a CDS encoding alpha/beta hydrolase, with translation MIADPVLPNEITDRARQLGPLESPLIWLTAAAWTVAAVTVAVCLWRNRRVRRWSLASAGAFFLVAAITAVNTYVGYVRTPDDLGKLLQKGGGVLNAAGRFLDDGKNDPEAPTPVPGATVSPPGAPPKKGEARTETVTLADPPNKVPAGQNLVLLPPGYFDPENAGRRYPVVYLVHGYPFGGPRDWLTSGDAPGSLDSLGKAKLISPMIVVSVDMTAGQPSQDWEGLNIPGGPQLENYLANTVVPAIDQRYRTVNDRTGRALGGMSGGGFAALNIGLHHVQQFGTLIIALPYDDLNNSISVLGGDQAAIRADTPRQYLPTMDFPAPVAVMLAVGSGAPTDVSTAKRIADALHARGQEAVVHVERGFNHTWHTARATLPYLLVFADQHFHSPGSAAGPSTP, from the coding sequence GTGATCGCCGACCCGGTGCTGCCCAACGAGATCACCGACCGCGCCCGCCAGCTCGGGCCGCTCGAGTCGCCGCTGATCTGGCTGACGGCGGCGGCGTGGACGGTCGCCGCGGTGACGGTCGCGGTCTGCCTGTGGCGCAACCGCCGGGTCCGCCGGTGGAGCCTGGCGAGCGCGGGCGCGTTCTTCCTGGTCGCCGCGATCACCGCGGTCAACACCTACGTCGGCTACGTCCGCACCCCCGACGATCTCGGCAAGCTGCTCCAGAAGGGCGGCGGCGTCCTCAACGCGGCTGGCCGGTTCCTCGACGACGGCAAGAACGACCCCGAGGCGCCGACCCCGGTGCCCGGCGCGACCGTCAGCCCGCCCGGCGCCCCGCCGAAGAAGGGCGAGGCGCGCACGGAGACGGTCACGCTCGCCGATCCGCCCAACAAGGTCCCGGCGGGGCAGAACCTCGTGCTGCTGCCGCCCGGTTACTTCGACCCCGAGAACGCCGGACGGCGCTACCCGGTCGTCTACCTGGTGCACGGCTACCCGTTCGGCGGGCCCCGCGACTGGCTCACCTCCGGCGACGCCCCCGGCAGCCTGGACTCGCTCGGCAAGGCGAAGCTGATCTCGCCGATGATCGTGGTCAGCGTCGACATGACCGCCGGTCAGCCCAGCCAGGACTGGGAAGGCCTGAACATCCCCGGCGGCCCGCAGCTGGAGAACTACTTGGCGAACACGGTCGTCCCGGCGATCGACCAGCGCTACCGCACAGTCAACGACCGCACCGGGCGCGCGCTCGGCGGCATGTCCGGCGGCGGCTTCGCGGCGCTGAACATCGGCCTGCACCACGTCCAGCAGTTCGGCACGCTGATCATCGCGCTGCCGTATGACGACCTGAACAACTCGATCAGCGTGCTCGGCGGCGACCAGGCGGCGATCCGCGCGGACACGCCCCGTCAGTACCTGCCGACCATGGACTTCCCCGCCCCGGTGGCCGTGATGCTCGCGGTCGGGTCGGGCGCGCCGACGGACGTCTCGACGGCCAAGCGCATCGCGGACGCACTGCACGCCCGCGGCCAGGAGGCCGTGGTCCACGTCGAGCGCGGCTTCAACCACACCTGGCACACGGCCCGCGCGACGCTGCCCTACCTGCTCGTCTTCGCGGACCAGCACTTCCACTCCCCCGGCTCGGCCGCGGGCCCCTCGACGCCCTGA
- a CDS encoding ubiquitin-like protein Pup — MAQEKIEKHGGGDSDEELGADGSAGQERREKLGEDVDTILDEIDDVLEENAEDFVRAYVQKGGQ; from the coding sequence ATGGCTCAGGAAAAGATCGAAAAGCATGGCGGCGGCGACTCCGACGAGGAGCTCGGCGCCGACGGTTCGGCCGGCCAGGAACGCCGCGAGAAGCTCGGCGAAGACGTGGACACGATCTTGGACGAGATCGACGACGTGCTGGAGGAGAACGCCGAGGACTTCGTGCGCGCGTACGTGCAAAAGGGTGGTCAGTAA